The nucleotide window CCGTGCTCAAGGAGGGCGGGACGCCGGGTCCGTACGCCTCGGTGGCGGCGGCCCAGGCGGCGGGAGCGGTGACGCTCAATTTCGGTGTGTTCATCAACACCATCATCAACTTTGTCATCGTCGGCTTCGCCATCTTCATGCTGGTCAAGGGCGTCAATCAGCTCAAGCGGCCGAAGCCGGCTCCGGCCGCCGCGCCGACGACCAAAGACTGCCCGTTCTGCTTCTCGGCGGTGCCGATCAAGGCGACGCGCTGCCCGCACTGCACGTCGGAACTGAAGGCCTAGAGTCCGGATTCGACCGAGGGGAGCAAAATGACCCGCATCGGGATACTGCTGGCCGCGTCGCGGCCTTGGCCGGGGCAACGCCCTGGAACCTCGCGGTTGACGCCAACCTGACGTTCAACCAGAACGCCCACACGACCAACTGGGGCGGCGGCTCGACCGGCCTGCTCGCCTATGCCGCCAACTCGAATATGCTGGCCGAGAAACGGCTCGGCTCGAAGGTGAACACAAGAAACGCCTTGCAACTGGCTTTCGGCCAGACCTCGACCCAGGATGATTCCGGCAGTTGGGGCGCGCCGGTCAAATCTACCGACGAGATCAACTTCGAGTCGGTACTGCGCCTCACGCTCGGTTTCGTTGTCGACCCGTACGCCAGCGCGCAGGTTCAAAGCCAGTTCTGGGATAAAGGGGACACGGTCGCTGACCCGTTCCTCAACCCGCTGAACCTGAACGAGGCGCTCGGTGTCGCCCGCCAGATCGTCAAGCGCGAGAAGACCGAACTCGTCAGCCGGCTTGGCTTCGGCCTCAAGCAGCGGCTCGACGAGCGGACCTCGAACCAGCTCAGCAACACGGCGGCCTGACGTTTGCGTCTGATTTCACCACGCCGCTGGCGCAGGAGAAGATCACCTACACCAGCAAGCTGGCCCTGTTCCAGGTGGTGTTCTTCTCCGACGCGGCAGACGACCCTGAGGGTAAGTGGAAAGCACTGGACGTCGGCTGGGACAATACCGCGGCTGCGAGTATAACCAAGTACGTGATGGTGAACCTGACTGCGCAGTTGCTCTACGACACAGAGATACACGACAAGCTCAGGCTGAAGGAGACACTCGCCCTCGGCCTGACCTACAAGTTCATCTAGCGCCGTCTGCCGGACTCGGCTACGCGGCGAGGGTTTCCCCTCGCCGCGTCCTGCTCAGGCGAAGTCAGAGGCCCGCAGCTCGAGGTTCAAGGCAGAAGTGCCGTCCTTGCCCGCTTGGTGCCTTGGTGTCTTGGTGGTGGCCGGGCTTGGGACACGATCCGAAATCCGAGGAGGATTTCGGTCATGTCCCGCGCGCTTCTGTCCTCCTTGCCGCATGTCAGAACTGTCGCTATGATGTGGCATGAAAGGCCGGATAGAACTGGAACTGCACGAGCCGAACCAGCTCTTCAACTCCATGGACCCATCGCCGTTCGTCGACAAAGACCTGGACGGCGACGCCGAGGAGTTCATCCTCAACTGGGCGCAGGAGTATTCGCACGGCGAGCCGCTTTCGCTCACGATTCACCTCGAGCACATGCCCGACAAGGACCCGTCCGCCTGGATGACCGAAGCCGTGCACAACTTCTTCGCCTACCGGGCCAAGCTGAACCGGCTGGCGTTTCGGCGCCTGATGGAGGACGGCCGGACCAGCTTACTCGTCGGCCTCGCGTTTCTTACCGCATGCCTGGCGGTGCGAAACCTGGTCCTCGGGAATGCGGCCGGCGCGGGCACGGGTATCGCGCGCGAGAGCCTGACCATTGCCGGGTGGGTAGCGATGTGGCGGCCGGTGCAGATCTACCTCCACGAATGGTGGCCGCTCTGGCGCCGGGGACGGGTCCTCGGCCGGCTCAGCGCCATGCCCGTCCACGTGGTCCAGAAGAAACCGGGAACCGGCTTCGGGACCCCGGGGGAGATTCACGAATGAACCCACGCTCCACGGATACTCAGGAATCCGAGATTCGTCGTTCGTCACTCGTCACTCGTCGTTTCCTCTGGGGCCCGCGGTTCTGGTTCATCGTTACGGCCGTGCTCGCCCTGGCGCTCGACCAGCTCACCAAGTGGCTGGTTCTACGGTACGAGACTCTGCACGTGCCGCACCAGTTGCTCGGCGATGCGCTCAGGGTCTCCCTGACGATGAACCCGCGGGGTTTATTCGGCCTGTCGTATGGTCCGGTCTGGATGCACTACGTCCTGCCGATTCTGGTTGTCATCGTCGTCATCGTCATCGGCCTGCGGAGCTCGGATCGCTGGTTCGGCATCGCCCTGGGGATGATTCTCGGCGGGGGCGTAGGCAACAATCTCATCGACCGGGTCCGCTTCGGCTCGGTCGTCGACTTCATCGACATGGGAATCGGTAACACCCGCTGGTACACCTACAACCTTGCCGACGCGTTCGCGGTGGCCGGAGTCATCATGATCCTCGCCCACGAGTTCCTCGGCTGGGGGAAGAACAGACCCATGGCCGAGGGTCCGAAGTCAACCCCAGTTCCGCCCGTTTCCGGACAGAGCTAGCCGCTCAGAACCTCACGGCTCCATCGGCTCGGATCCAAGCCGAGGCTCATCAACGAACGTTCGCAGCCGGCGCAGTCGGGTCTTGCGAAGCATGCGGCGAAGCACGGGTCGAAGCACCGGCAGACGTGTCGTAGGCTGCGTGGTGCGTCGCGTCGGTCGATTCGTCGGTGACTGGATCGTGAGCTGCATCGCAAGCTGCATCCGACGTTGCGTACTGCGTTGCACCGCGCGTTGCTTGCGAAGATGCTCAAGTCGTCGCTCCAGTTGTCGCTCGGTTCGTTGCTCGCGTCGATTCTTGCGGACAAGCTCCGGCAGTTCCATGGGTCGTCGCGTGCCAAGTTCCATTGGTGGAAGCTACCCACCAGGCGGCCTGTGGGCCGTCCACTCCCCGGCAGAATTGTGGTCGGGAACGGCCGGACCACTACTAATGGTGTGTGCGCTATTGGCTAGACGTGAACAAGACGCGTCGCGACCATTCTTTAGTCCCCGGTCCATGGTCTTTCGTCAACACCGCCGCTAAGTCATTGTCTTTCAGTCCCTTCCGCAGTTCTGACTTCTAGCTTCTGACATCTGACTTCTGACTTCGTCTGCGTGCAACTACCATCCCCTGGACGGTAGGGGGAGCTCTTGCCCCTTGTGCAGCCCTCGCTCCGGGACTCGCAGCGGCTACCACAACGGCGCATGGAACGACTACCGCTCAACCCTCCGGAACGGCATCCGGTCCGGCTCTCGCTACAGCCGCTGCTCATCCAGTCGCAACGGCGTCCGCAACAGGTGGGTCAAGTCCGGATTCTCCTGTAAAATCCATCTCAGGCTGTCAGTTTTTGGCCGGTGGTCCGAAGGCTGGACTCCCTTTTCTGTTCGGCCATTCCCAGCGCCCGTCTGAGCGTATCCAACTGCTCGA belongs to candidate division WOR-3 bacterium and includes:
- the mscL gene encoding large-conductance mechanosensitive channel protein MscL, which translates into the protein MIKEFKEFIMRGNVMDMAVGIIIGAAFGTIVNSLVKDVIMPPIGLLLGKVDFANMLAVLKEGGTPGPYASVAAAQAAGAVTLNFGVFINTIINFVIVGFAIFMLVKGVNQLKRPKPAPAAAPTTKDCPFCFSAVPIKATRCPHCTSELKA
- a CDS encoding DUF3078 domain-containing protein — encoded protein: MPVLLLGGADQGDALPALHVGTEGLESGFDRGEQNDPHRDTAGRVAALAGATPWNLAVDANLTFNQNAHTTNWGGGSTGLLAYAANSNMLAEKRLGSKVNTRNALQLAFGQTSTQDDSGSWGAPVKSTDEINFESVLRLTLGFVVDPYASAQVQSQFWDKGDTVADPFLNPLNLNEALGVARQIVKREKTELVSRLGFGLKQRLDERTSNQLSNTAA
- the lspA gene encoding signal peptidase II; its protein translation is MVAALAPGTGPRPAQRHARPRGPEETGNRLRDPGGDSRMNPRSTDTQESEIRRSSLVTRRFLWGPRFWFIVTAVLALALDQLTKWLVLRYETLHVPHQLLGDALRVSLTMNPRGLFGLSYGPVWMHYVLPILVVIVVIVIGLRSSDRWFGIALGMILGGGVGNNLIDRVRFGSVVDFIDMGIGNTRWYTYNLADAFAVAGVIMILAHEFLGWGKNRPMAEGPKSTPVPPVSGQS